A stretch of the Synechocystis sp. PCC 7338 genome encodes the following:
- a CDS encoding nucleoside deaminase → MPQPLPTHEDWMQMAIALAEEAGNVGEIPVGAVVVNSMGQVLATAQNRKQRDQNPTAHAEMLAIQIACRRLGHWRLNECTLYVTLEPCPMCTGAIIQARLGLLVYGTLDPKTGTIDSVFDLAASAASNHRLQRLGGVCQEQCREQLQSWFTQHRARKKQQSVVS, encoded by the coding sequence TTGCCTCAACCCCTGCCCACCCATGAAGATTGGATGCAAATGGCGATCGCCTTGGCGGAGGAAGCGGGCAACGTGGGGGAAATTCCCGTGGGGGCAGTGGTGGTCAACTCCATGGGGCAAGTTTTAGCCACTGCTCAAAATCGTAAACAACGGGATCAAAATCCCACCGCCCATGCGGAAATGCTGGCCATTCAAATTGCTTGCCGTCGGCTAGGCCATTGGCGCTTGAATGAGTGCACTCTTTATGTCACGTTGGAACCCTGTCCCATGTGTACCGGCGCCATCATCCAAGCCCGTTTAGGGTTATTGGTTTATGGCACCCTCGACCCCAAAACCGGCACCATCGATAGCGTGTTCGACTTAGCCGCCAGCGCCGCCTCTAATCACCGTCTGCAACGCCTGGGGGGAGTGTGTCAGGAACAATGCCGTGAACAATTACAAAGTTGGTTTACCCAACACCGAGCCAGAAAAAAACAGCAATCCGTCGTTTCCTAA
- a CDS encoding DUF29 family protein: protein MEELLELKQLVQSGETTAALALINELETMSKEDKINKIYSYCIVLLVHLIKQQTEARSTNFWEVSIRNAINAIERINKPRKAGGYYVSQPDLQEILVEAYDRALDNASLEAFGGIYDAVNLAEKVDRDAIINQTLKLINFID, encoded by the coding sequence ATGGAAGAATTATTGGAATTAAAACAATTAGTGCAATCTGGGGAAACCACGGCCGCTCTGGCTTTAATCAATGAATTAGAAACCATGAGCAAAGAAGATAAAATTAATAAAATTTATAGTTATTGCATTGTTTTGCTGGTTCATTTGATTAAACAACAGACGGAGGCAAGAAGTACTAACTTCTGGGAAGTTTCCATTCGCAATGCTATCAACGCTATCGAACGTATCAATAAACCGAGGAAAGCAGGGGGCTACTATGTCAGCCAACCAGATTTACAAGAAATTTTAGTTGAAGCTTATGATCGAGCTTTGGATAACGCCTCCCTGGAAGCGTTTGGTGGAATTTATGATGCCGTTAACTTAGCAGAAAAAGTAGACCGCGATGCTATTATCAACCAAACATTAAAGTTGATTAATTTCATTGATTAA
- a CDS encoding DASH family cryptochrome — protein sequence MARSTALVWFRNDLRLHDHEPLYQAWRSGLAVAAVYCYDPRQFGHTAQGFPKTGAWRANFLRQGVQNLAENLQKVGNKLLVTTGLPEQAIPQIAEQINAKTVYYHREVTQEELDVERSLVKQLVAVDIQAEGYWGSTLYHPEDLPFSVQDLPDLFTNFRKSVEKQKIPIRPCFSTPSPLAPSPDIQLTLTLPPSEFFPAATMDARSVLAFQGGETAGLARLQSYFWDGDRLKSYKETRNGMVGADYSSKFSPWLTLGCLSPRFIYQEVKRYEQERISNDSTYWLIFELMWRDFFRFVAQKYGNRLFNQGGLLNKKIPWQRDQVRFQLWRSGQTGYPLVDANMRELNLTGFMSNRGRQNVASFLCKNLGIDWRWGAEWFESCLIDYDVCSNWGNWNYTAGIGNDARDFRYFNIPKQSQQYDPQGDYLRHWLPELNNLPGEKIHQPWLLSATEQKQWGLQLGVDYPRPCVDFHQSVEARRKIEQMGVIT from the coding sequence ATGGCCCGTTCCACTGCTTTAGTTTGGTTTCGCAATGATCTCCGTTTGCATGATCACGAACCTCTTTACCAGGCATGGCGATCGGGTTTGGCAGTTGCCGCTGTTTACTGTTATGACCCCAGGCAATTTGGCCACACGGCCCAGGGTTTTCCAAAAACGGGAGCTTGGCGGGCTAATTTCCTACGACAAGGGGTGCAGAATTTAGCTGAAAATTTGCAGAAAGTAGGGAATAAGTTGTTAGTAACGACGGGATTACCGGAGCAAGCAATCCCCCAAATAGCTGAGCAAATTAACGCTAAAACTGTTTATTACCATCGGGAAGTTACCCAAGAAGAATTAGATGTAGAGCGCAGTTTAGTTAAGCAATTAGTAGCTGTAGACATACAAGCAGAAGGTTATTGGGGGAGTACCCTTTACCATCCCGAAGATTTACCTTTTTCTGTCCAAGATTTGCCAGATTTATTTACCAATTTCCGCAAAAGTGTCGAAAAGCAAAAAATCCCCATTCGTCCGTGTTTTTCTACCCCTTCTCCACTGGCTCCTAGCCCTGATATTCAACTGACCTTAACTCTGCCGCCGTCAGAATTTTTCCCCGCCGCTACCATGGATGCTCGTTCTGTTTTAGCTTTCCAAGGGGGAGAAACAGCAGGCTTAGCTCGGTTACAAAGCTACTTTTGGGATGGCGATCGCCTAAAAAGTTATAAAGAAACCCGCAATGGCATGGTGGGAGCAGATTATTCCAGCAAGTTTTCTCCTTGGTTAACATTGGGTTGCCTTTCCCCCCGTTTCATTTACCAAGAAGTGAAACGCTACGAGCAGGAACGAATTAGTAATGATTCTACTTATTGGTTAATTTTCGAGCTAATGTGGCGGGATTTTTTCCGTTTTGTGGCCCAAAAATATGGCAATAGGTTATTTAACCAAGGAGGATTGCTGAACAAAAAAATTCCCTGGCAACGGGATCAAGTTCGTTTTCAACTCTGGCGATCGGGACAGACTGGTTACCCCCTAGTGGATGCCAATATGCGCGAATTAAATCTCACCGGCTTTATGTCTAATCGGGGACGGCAAAATGTCGCTAGTTTTCTCTGCAAAAATTTGGGCATTGATTGGCGTTGGGGAGCAGAATGGTTTGAATCTTGCTTAATTGATTACGATGTTTGTAGTAACTGGGGCAATTGGAACTACACCGCTGGCATAGGTAATGACGCTAGGGATTTCCGTTACTTTAATATTCCCAAACAAAGTCAACAATACGATCCCCAAGGAGATTATTTACGTCATTGGTTGCCAGAATTGAATAATTTACCCGGTGAAAAAATCCACCAACCATGGTTATTATCTGCCACAGAACAAAAACAATGGGGACTACAATTGGGAGTAGATTATCCCCGCCCCTGTGTGGATTTTCACCAATCAGTGGAAGCCCGCCGTAAAATTGAACAGATGGGTGTCATTACTTAG
- a CDS encoding tetratricopeptide repeat protein, whose protein sequence is MQKFFQRIWQWIQQLFASLVGGPGPRTKSLQELPPLSDTDYEFLFNQLLEGIAHGWHEGRILKFFQQLDHRCRPKQWLDWLDRFQTTVLASPSPNLVLAARMMRLGELAQSFPQIAPIGDKSQRIGRELYARQSPPQMDTVWEYDGPDLVSVEQAQAEGQMESFTFDELVQRLPHDPGLVAHFAGFLGIESTDPQAVLQALMEKFSIPAEMLDNPSEDGAAQAEPAEQNLEATKTESSLNVREDMPEVGIEFQQSPVKLPEPTTAEDWFYLGLQQAETGELEAAIASWSEAINLNPNMGPAWQNRGSALGNMGRLTEALANFEEAVQQNPEDGHIWLSRGFVLEAMELKDQAIPSYEQALALTPELSEAQERLNHLRALPQDN, encoded by the coding sequence ATGCAGAAATTTTTCCAGCGTATTTGGCAGTGGATACAACAACTTTTTGCCTCCCTGGTGGGCGGCCCAGGGCCGAGGACTAAATCCCTCCAGGAACTTCCCCCCCTGAGCGACACTGATTATGAATTTTTGTTTAATCAACTGCTAGAAGGCATTGCCCACGGTTGGCACGAAGGACGCATTCTCAAATTTTTTCAACAGTTGGACCACCGCTGTCGCCCTAAACAATGGCTTGATTGGTTGGATCGGTTTCAAACTACGGTGCTGGCTTCCCCTTCCCCTAATTTGGTTCTAGCCGCCCGGATGATGCGTTTGGGGGAATTGGCCCAATCCTTTCCCCAGATTGCCCCCATTGGGGATAAATCCCAGCGCATTGGCAGGGAACTGTATGCTCGCCAGTCACCACCCCAGATGGATACGGTATGGGAATATGATGGCCCAGATTTAGTCTCGGTGGAGCAGGCTCAAGCTGAAGGGCAAATGGAAAGTTTCACCTTTGATGAGTTGGTGCAACGCTTACCCCATGATCCCGGTTTAGTGGCCCATTTTGCCGGCTTTTTGGGCATTGAGAGCACCGATCCCCAGGCGGTTTTACAAGCTTTGATGGAAAAATTCAGCATCCCGGCGGAAATGTTGGATAACCCTTCCGAAGATGGGGCGGCCCAAGCTGAACCGGCGGAACAAAACTTGGAAGCTACTAAAACAGAATCTAGTCTAAATGTTCGGGAAGATATGCCCGAAGTTGGAATTGAGTTTCAACAAAGTCCAGTAAAGTTACCGGAACCTACCACTGCAGAAGATTGGTTCTATCTCGGTTTACAGCAGGCGGAAACAGGGGAGTTAGAGGCCGCGATCGCCAGTTGGAGTGAGGCCATTAATTTGAATCCTAATATGGGGCCGGCATGGCAAAACCGGGGTAGTGCGTTAGGGAATATGGGGCGGTTAACGGAGGCCCTAGCTAATTTTGAAGAAGCGGTGCAACAAAATCCGGAGGATGGTCATATTTGGCTGAGCCGAGGCTTTGTGTTGGAGGCGATGGAACTAAAGGATCAAGCTATCCCCAGTTATGAACAAGCCTTGGCCCTGACCCCGGAACTATCGGAAGCCCAGGAACGATTAAATCATCTACGGGCCTTGCCCCAGGATAATTAG
- the opcA gene encoding glucose-6-phosphate dehydrogenase assembly protein OpcA yields MSTTQAPPLVSLQAPKDVSLEAIESELAQIWQTSAQQEEGLIATRATTFSFLVYEPDGVQSLLAALGYYTGPIDGIAGPRMTAAIKSAQKALGVAVTGLSSPEFKQALQTAFEAAHREGNLLSTAERITKPYSPDLEGSGIADTIAASNPCRIITLCPTAEDDQGVQAQLSAYCPIQKTQHNTLICCEYITLRGTSDALERITGVITELMLPTLPKYVWWKASPEMEYGLFQRLLSHADMIIVDSSIFNNPEQDLFQLAQLVNKPEAIADLNWSRLAPWQELTAEAFDPPERRSAVGEIDQISIDYEKGNHAQALMYLGWVASRLQWTPISYSYEPGVYEIHKIQFCAPNQRAIEAELAGLPLADTGQVLGDLISLKLGSTNTQAHCGTVLCSGTVGCMRMEAGGGAQNYRVQQVTALDDQNTEQLLGRQLQRWGRDGLYDESMAIVLAILQLSQAG; encoded by the coding sequence ATGAGTACCACCCAAGCCCCTCCCCTCGTTTCCCTCCAAGCCCCCAAGGACGTTTCCCTAGAGGCGATCGAGTCTGAGTTAGCCCAAATTTGGCAAACCAGTGCCCAACAGGAAGAGGGTTTAATCGCTACTAGGGCCACCACTTTCAGTTTTTTAGTGTATGAACCGGACGGGGTCCAATCCCTGCTAGCCGCTCTCGGTTACTACACCGGCCCCATTGATGGCATTGCGGGGCCCCGCATGACCGCCGCCATTAAATCGGCTCAAAAAGCTTTGGGGGTGGCGGTTACCGGACTATCTAGCCCAGAATTTAAACAAGCATTACAGACTGCCTTTGAAGCGGCCCACCGGGAAGGCAATTTACTCAGCACCGCTGAACGGATCACTAAACCCTATTCCCCCGACTTGGAAGGGAGTGGCATTGCCGATACCATTGCTGCCTCTAACCCCTGTCGCATTATTACCCTTTGTCCCACCGCGGAGGATGACCAAGGGGTACAGGCCCAGCTTTCCGCTTACTGTCCCATCCAAAAGACTCAGCACAATACCCTCATTTGTTGTGAATACATCACCCTGCGGGGTACTTCCGATGCGTTAGAGCGCATTACCGGTGTGATCACAGAGTTAATGTTGCCCACCCTACCTAAATATGTGTGGTGGAAAGCAAGCCCAGAAATGGAGTATGGACTATTTCAAAGGTTATTGTCCCACGCGGACATGATCATTGTGGATTCCAGTATTTTTAACAATCCCGAACAGGATTTGTTCCAATTGGCCCAATTGGTTAATAAGCCAGAGGCGATCGCCGATTTGAATTGGAGCCGCTTGGCCCCCTGGCAGGAGTTGACGGCCGAAGCATTCGATCCGCCGGAGCGTCGTTCTGCGGTGGGGGAAATTGACCAAATTTCCATTGATTATGAAAAGGGTAACCATGCCCAGGCATTGATGTATTTGGGCTGGGTGGCCAGTCGTTTGCAATGGACTCCCATCAGCTATAGCTACGAACCAGGGGTGTACGAGATTCACAAAATCCAATTCTGTGCCCCCAACCAACGGGCCATTGAAGCAGAACTGGCCGGTTTACCTTTGGCCGATACGGGGCAGGTACTGGGGGATTTAATTAGCCTTAAACTGGGTTCCACCAATACCCAGGCCCATTGCGGCACCGTGCTTTGTTCCGGTACCGTCGGCTGTATGCGTATGGAAGCAGGGGGCGGAGCGCAAAACTACCGGGTGCAACAGGTCACTGCCCTGGACGACCAAAATACGGAGCAGTTACTGGGACGACAATTGCAACGCTGGGGCCGGGATGGTCTCTACGATGAATCCATGGCGATCGTGTTGGCTATTTTACAACTGTCCCAGGCAGGATAA
- a CDS encoding amino acid ABC transporter ATP-binding protein: protein MTSPTVPLISFDQLQKNFGPLEVLRGVTGEIYPKDVISIIGPSGCGKSTFLRCLNRLEPISGGQLEVAGVDLSGAKIDQKHLRQLRVRVGMVFQHFNLFPHLTVLQNLLLAPRKVLQIPMAEAKDRALTYLDKVGLGNKADNYPDQLSGGQKQRVAIARGLCMKPEILLFDEPTSALDPELVGEVLNVMKQLAEEGMTMAVVTHEMQFAREVSNRVFFFNQGIIEEEGDPDEVFRNPKSDRLRAFLSRIQSN, encoded by the coding sequence ATGACTTCCCCCACTGTTCCGTTGATTTCCTTTGACCAGTTACAAAAAAACTTTGGCCCCCTCGAGGTTCTGCGGGGAGTAACGGGGGAAATTTATCCTAAGGATGTTATTTCCATCATCGGCCCTTCTGGCTGTGGCAAAAGTACTTTTTTACGTTGCCTCAATCGCCTAGAACCCATCAGTGGTGGTCAGTTAGAGGTGGCTGGGGTGGATTTATCTGGGGCAAAGATTGACCAAAAACATCTGCGGCAATTGCGGGTGCGGGTGGGCATGGTCTTTCAGCATTTCAATCTTTTTCCCCACTTGACGGTTTTGCAAAATCTGCTATTGGCTCCCCGCAAAGTGTTGCAAATTCCTATGGCCGAAGCTAAGGATAGGGCCCTGACCTACCTGGATAAAGTGGGTTTAGGCAATAAAGCAGATAACTACCCTGACCAACTCTCCGGCGGCCAAAAGCAACGGGTGGCGATCGCCAGGGGTTTGTGTATGAAACCGGAAATTCTGTTATTCGATGAGCCCACCAGTGCCCTAGACCCAGAACTAGTGGGGGAAGTGCTGAATGTGATGAAACAGTTAGCCGAAGAGGGCATGACCATGGCGGTGGTGACCCATGAAATGCAGTTTGCCCGGGAAGTATCCAATCGGGTCTTTTTCTTTAACCAAGGGATCATTGAAGAAGAGGGAGACCCCGACGAAGTTTTTCGCAATCCTAAGAGCGATCGCCTGCGGGCATTTCTCAGTCGCATTCAGTCCAACTAG
- the lexA gene encoding transcriptional repressor LexA gives MEPLTRAQKELFDWLVSYIDETQHAPSIRQMMRAMNLRSPAPIQSRLERLRNKGYVDWTDGKARTLRILHQKPKGVSVIGELKGGELVEADAEEVEKIDFAPLMKKSSVFALRVMSNDLVDDFIVEGDMLILRSVTGEEEIEDGELVAASIKGGKIAIKRYYQDGTKVVLKASNNKGPGQELKASDVEIQGILMGVWRNFQAV, from the coding sequence ATGGAACCTCTCACCCGAGCCCAAAAAGAACTTTTTGACTGGTTAGTTAGTTACATTGACGAAACCCAGCATGCCCCCTCTATCCGCCAAATGATGCGGGCCATGAATTTGCGTTCTCCGGCCCCCATTCAAAGTCGGCTGGAACGACTACGCAATAAGGGTTACGTTGATTGGACTGATGGCAAAGCCCGCACCCTGAGAATTCTTCATCAAAAACCCAAAGGAGTTTCCGTCATCGGCGAACTCAAAGGCGGTGAACTGGTGGAAGCAGACGCAGAGGAAGTGGAAAAGATTGACTTTGCCCCCCTGATGAAGAAGTCATCGGTTTTTGCCCTCCGGGTAATGAGCAATGACCTGGTGGACGACTTTATTGTCGAAGGCGATATGCTGATTCTCCGTTCTGTGACTGGGGAAGAAGAAATCGAAGATGGGGAATTGGTAGCTGCCAGCATTAAGGGTGGCAAAATTGCTATCAAACGCTATTACCAAGATGGCACTAAAGTCGTACTTAAGGCCTCCAACAACAAAGGCCCCGGTCAAGAACTGAAAGCCAGTGATGTTGAAATCCAGGGGATTTTAATGGGGGTTTGGCGCAATTTCCAGGCTGTTTAA
- a CDS encoding succinate dehydrogenase/fumarate reductase iron-sulfur subunit: MQVQFQILRQKPQQSPYLEKFDLEVEPGTTILECLNRIKWEQDGSLNFRKNCRNTICGSCSMRVNGRSALACKENVGSETQLFTQVNEAGIPVVTVAPLGNLPVIKDLIVDMQPFWDDLERVEPYVSTQSRKVPEREFLQTPAEREKLNQMGNCILCGACYSECNAKSVNPDFVGPHALAKAQRLLADSRDGATADRLENYNNATAGAWGCTRCYLCNEVCPMEVAPMDQIGKIKSALLAKKTAQDSRPVRHRKVMVDLVKAGGWVDERKFGIYVVGNFFRDLKGIASILPLGLRMIGSGKFPLAFEPSAGTKEVRGLIEQVQETEKIGNR, translated from the coding sequence ATGCAAGTCCAATTCCAAATTTTGCGCCAAAAACCGCAACAGTCTCCCTACCTAGAAAAATTTGATCTAGAAGTGGAGCCCGGCACCACTATTTTGGAGTGTTTAAATCGGATTAAATGGGAACAGGATGGCAGCTTAAACTTCCGCAAAAATTGTCGCAACACCATCTGCGGCAGTTGTAGTATGCGGGTTAATGGGCGATCGGCCTTGGCCTGTAAGGAAAATGTGGGCAGTGAAACCCAATTATTTACCCAGGTTAACGAAGCGGGCATTCCTGTGGTGACGGTGGCTCCCCTCGGTAATTTGCCTGTCATCAAGGATTTGATTGTCGATATGCAACCCTTCTGGGACGACTTGGAAAGGGTGGAACCCTATGTTAGTACCCAGAGCCGCAAGGTACCGGAACGGGAATTTCTCCAGACCCCGGCGGAAAGGGAAAAACTCAACCAAATGGGTAATTGCATCCTTTGTGGGGCCTGTTATTCCGAATGCAATGCTAAATCTGTTAACCCCGATTTTGTTGGCCCCCACGCCCTGGCAAAGGCTCAAAGATTATTGGCCGACTCCCGGGATGGAGCCACGGCCGATCGCCTCGAAAACTACAACAATGCCACCGCCGGAGCTTGGGGTTGTACCCGCTGTTACCTCTGCAATGAAGTGTGCCCGATGGAAGTAGCCCCCATGGACCAGATTGGGAAAATTAAATCTGCCCTTCTGGCCAAGAAAACAGCCCAGGACAGTCGCCCGGTGCGTCACCGTAAAGTCATGGTGGATTTGGTTAAAGCCGGCGGTTGGGTGGATGAGCGTAAATTTGGTATCTATGTAGTGGGTAATTTTTTCCGGGACCTCAAGGGCATTGCTAGTATTTTACCCCTGGGACTACGGATGATTGGCAGTGGCAAATTTCCCCTGGCCTTTGAACCGTCCGCTGGTACCAAGGAGGTGCGGGGCTTAATTGAACAGGTGCAGGAAACTGAGAAGATCGGTAATCGCTGA
- a CDS encoding MFS transporter — protein sequence MKEGYLAQTINLLGDALTWVGLALLAFDLAGEGAGVILAGALTLRVTVFVLLSPVAGAIADRYDRKRIMIFTHLARLGIICLFPWVTEAWQIYGLVLGLNVFNAFFTPTYTATIPLVTKNDEYPQAGGSAAASRFALSSATYQLLGVLGPGLAGSLAAFVGIRNIFWGDALTFLIAAVLILTLPGKLLANSTPQPVRTPAQIGQDIATGTQCLFGDRLMRYALTMQLVVSLAGAGILVNTVGYVQGILHLGKIEYGWVMTAFGLGATLASLGLGNTKQQGKRILLTSFGAILMTIAILPVPMVNLQGLLILWAGAGIGQTLLGQCTHPNLDC from the coding sequence ATGAAAGAGGGATACCTAGCACAAACCATTAATTTGCTGGGGGATGCGCTGACCTGGGTGGGATTGGCCCTATTAGCCTTTGATTTAGCTGGTGAAGGGGCCGGGGTCATCCTTGCTGGAGCCTTAACCCTGAGAGTAACGGTATTTGTACTGCTGTCCCCTGTGGCAGGGGCGATCGCCGACCGTTATGATCGCAAGCGAATTATGATATTCACCCATCTGGCAAGACTCGGAATTATTTGTCTATTTCCCTGGGTGACCGAAGCTTGGCAAATTTATGGACTAGTTCTGGGGCTAAATGTATTTAACGCCTTTTTTACCCCGACTTATACTGCGACGATTCCTCTAGTGACAAAGAATGACGAATATCCCCAGGCGGGAGGCTCCGCCGCCGCTTCGCGGTTCGCCCTCTCCAGTGCCACTTATCAACTTTTGGGGGTTTTAGGGCCAGGGTTAGCAGGTAGCTTGGCAGCTTTTGTGGGAATAAGAAATATCTTTTGGGGGGATGCCCTCACTTTTTTGATAGCCGCCGTTTTGATCCTCACATTGCCAGGAAAGCTTTTGGCTAACTCAACTCCCCAGCCAGTTCGTACCCCGGCCCAAATTGGACAGGATATAGCTACTGGAACCCAATGTCTTTTCGGTGATCGCCTGATGCGTTATGCCCTAACTATGCAGTTAGTCGTGTCCTTAGCGGGCGCAGGAATTTTGGTAAACACTGTAGGTTACGTCCAAGGCATTTTACACCTAGGCAAAATTGAGTACGGTTGGGTAATGACGGCTTTTGGACTGGGAGCAACATTGGCATCCCTTGGTTTGGGCAACACTAAGCAACAGGGAAAACGAATCCTTTTAACTAGTTTTGGAGCCATCCTAATGACCATTGCTATCCTTCCTGTGCCAATGGTTAATCTCCAGGGATTACTAATCTTGTGGGCTGGGGCTGGTATTGGTCAAACCTTGCTTGGTCAATGTACCCACCCAAACCTTGATTGCTAA
- a CDS encoding IS701 family transposase, translated as MTKTREAKKTVQCVDTYSELYKDIFPEVRSYESFKYIIVGILSDIKRKSLPAIASSLGLKNEQGLLHFMTDSPWELKELEKRRLNIILEVLEGREIIVIIDETGDPKKGKTTDYVKRQYIGNLGKIESGIVSVNAYGYCNGVTFPLESKVFKPKERLKEGDKYKTKPELAVEIIKELEESGFKIKRVVSDSLYGESHSNFISAVEELKIEYAVEIRSNHGVWLPKEAKVRANKWRRFEHIRWDGKQEDRYIREIVYGKKNAIRYWEIKTETEKEEEKAGWFVMTRIPDIKYKEVGRIYGVRSWIEYGFKQCKSELGWADFRVTHYEQIQKWWELVMCAYCMICFYDENFNPTLNSTSKYHQKHEKWDKEEGWKKWLNNLRLVISVFNAINLIKKWLKVFPFAHVLDELTKLYNKVDKLDRLKYLLNSWNTFYSSSA; from the coding sequence ATGACAAAGACAAGAGAGGCGAAAAAGACAGTACAGTGTGTAGACACATATAGTGAACTGTATAAAGATATATTTCCAGAAGTGAGGTCTTATGAGTCATTTAAATATATCATTGTGGGAATATTAAGTGATATAAAAAGAAAGAGTTTACCTGCAATAGCATCATCACTAGGATTGAAAAATGAACAGGGATTACTGCATTTCATGACAGATTCTCCTTGGGAATTAAAAGAATTAGAAAAAAGAAGATTAAATATTATCTTAGAAGTTTTAGAAGGAAGAGAAATAATAGTAATAATAGATGAAACAGGAGACCCCAAAAAAGGGAAAACAACAGATTATGTAAAAAGACAATATATTGGAAATTTAGGAAAAATAGAAAGCGGTATAGTGTCAGTAAATGCCTATGGTTACTGCAATGGAGTAACGTTTCCTCTAGAATCAAAAGTATTTAAACCAAAAGAAAGATTAAAAGAGGGAGATAAGTATAAAACAAAGCCGGAATTAGCAGTAGAGATAATAAAAGAACTAGAAGAAAGTGGTTTTAAAATAAAAAGAGTAGTGTCAGATAGCTTATATGGAGAAAGCCATAGCAATTTTATCAGTGCCGTAGAGGAATTAAAAATAGAATATGCAGTGGAAATCCGGAGCAATCATGGGGTCTGGCTTCCAAAGGAAGCTAAAGTAAGGGCAAATAAGTGGAGGAGGTTTGAACATATAAGATGGGATGGAAAACAGGAAGATAGGTATATCAGAGAAATAGTTTATGGCAAAAAAAACGCAATAAGATATTGGGAAATTAAAACAGAAACAGAAAAAGAGGAGGAAAAAGCAGGATGGTTTGTAATGACTCGAATACCAGATATTAAATATAAAGAAGTTGGCAGAATATATGGGGTAAGGTCATGGATAGAATATGGATTTAAGCAATGCAAAAGTGAATTAGGATGGGCAGATTTTAGGGTAACTCATTATGAGCAAATTCAAAAATGGTGGGAATTAGTGATGTGTGCATATTGTATGATTTGTTTTTATGATGAGAATTTTAATCCGACTCTAAATTCAACGTCAAAGTATCATCAAAAGCATGAAAAATGGGATAAAGAAGAAGGGTGGAAAAAATGGCTAAACAACCTACGATTAGTGATCTCTGTATTTAATGCAATAAATCTTATCAAAAAGTGGTTAAAAGTATTTCCATTTGCCCATGTTTTGGATGAGTTAACTAAACTTTACAACAAGGTTGATAAGCTAGATCGATTAAAGTATTTGCTAAATTCATGGAATACATTCTATTCTTCTTCTGCCTAG
- a CDS encoding glycoside hydrolase family protein, with amino-acid sequence MTITQNLTRYNRHPRRAKKSSWSPHFALVALLFALCLATFVKKSPEPEKINPFFGHLPPLAMEGGDPYIRALMRTISASESNGKNPYILLYGGQHIHDLSHHPNTCIPIKTKVNQGLCSTAAGRYQFLTKTWQEKAALYHPQRQIRKINYSFDPESQDLVTYRWLMDQHHWGIDLSTQLQKGQVEEVLKKLSPTWTSLGHGIEDNIMTASLPTIYQKLLAEELAQAN; translated from the coding sequence ATGACCATTACTCAAAATCTGACTCGCTATAATCGCCATCCCCGAAGGGCTAAAAAATCATCTTGGTCGCCCCATTTTGCCCTGGTGGCTTTGTTATTTGCCCTATGTTTGGCAACTTTTGTCAAAAAGTCTCCTGAACCCGAAAAAATTAATCCCTTTTTTGGGCATTTACCGCCCCTAGCAATGGAAGGAGGTGACCCTTATATTAGAGCTTTAATGCGGACGATTTCTGCCAGTGAATCTAATGGTAAAAATCCCTATATTCTGCTTTATGGCGGCCAACATATCCATGATTTAAGCCATCATCCCAATACCTGTATCCCTATTAAAACAAAAGTAAATCAAGGGCTATGCTCCACAGCGGCAGGACGTTATCAATTTTTGACTAAAACTTGGCAGGAAAAAGCGGCTTTATATCATCCTCAACGTCAAATAAGAAAAATAAACTATAGTTTTGACCCTGAATCCCAGGATTTAGTTACCTATCGATGGCTGATGGATCAACACCATTGGGGCATAGACCTTTCGACCCAATTGCAAAAGGGTCAGGTTGAAGAAGTATTGAAAAAGCTTTCTCCCACTTGGACAAGTTTAGGTCATGGTATTGAAGACAATATTATGACTGCTTCTCTGCCAACAATTTATCAAAAACTGTTGGCGGAGGAACTCGCCCAAGCTAATTAA